The proteins below are encoded in one region of Amycolatopsis magusensis:
- a CDS encoding aspartate/glutamate racemase family protein — protein sequence MAAVLGILGGMGPYASAEFLRTVYETADERHGPATEQELPRCLLDSDPAFPDRTEAIREGRDVEFTARLRQRLQSLADQGATRIVLTCVTAHHFVRRLDPGLRAKLISLVDVVFDDLEVGGDGPYLLLATSGTRAAKVFESDPRWPSVAHRVVLPPPGPQEEIHRLLYRLKREPVGAELAAQAEDLAARYGCRGVIAGCTEVHLLTRWWRARAGGPPVLDPLRTIANELPKLLEDEEAPGEPGILDRSAGRLRRADPARQ from the coding sequence GTGGCGGCGGTGCTCGGCATTCTCGGCGGCATGGGGCCCTACGCCTCGGCCGAATTCCTCCGCACGGTCTACGAGACCGCGGACGAGCGGCACGGCCCGGCCACCGAGCAGGAGCTGCCGCGCTGCCTGCTCGACTCGGATCCGGCGTTCCCCGACCGCACCGAAGCCATCCGTGAGGGCCGGGACGTGGAGTTCACCGCGCGCCTGCGGCAGCGGCTGCAGTCGCTGGCCGATCAGGGCGCCACGCGGATCGTGCTGACCTGCGTCACCGCGCACCACTTCGTCCGGCGGCTCGACCCCGGCCTGCGGGCGAAGCTGATCTCGCTGGTGGACGTGGTGTTCGACGATCTCGAGGTCGGTGGCGACGGCCCGTACCTGCTGCTGGCCACCAGCGGGACCCGCGCGGCGAAGGTGTTCGAGTCGGACCCGCGCTGGCCGTCGGTGGCGCACCGGGTGGTGCTGCCCCCGCCGGGCCCGCAGGAGGAGATCCACCGGCTGCTCTACCGGCTCAAGCGCGAACCGGTGGGCGCGGAGCTCGCCGCGCAGGCCGAGGACCTGGCCGCGCGGTACGGCTGCCGCGGGGTGATCGCCGGGTGCACCGAGGTGCACCTGCTGACCCGGTGGTGGCGGGCGCGGGCGGGCGGGCCGCCGGTGCTCGATCCGCTGCGGACCATCGCGAACGAGCTGCCGAAACTGCTCGAGGATGAGGAGGCCCCTGGTGAACCAGGAATTCTGGACCGATCGGCTGGCCGGCTTCGCCGAGCCGACCCGGCTCGGCAGTGA
- a CDS encoding non-ribosomal peptide synthetase/type I polyketide synthase, whose translation MQPTDSRLESWLVQQIASRTGLDPDAVDREAPLTGYGLSSRDAVILIGELAELLGKDLSPTLFWEHPTIRALSTHLAGTGGDPAPAARERADVTPDEPIAVIGLGCRFPGADSPAEFWDLLDRGGDGIADARRREAPDLGRTHGLLRDVDGFDAGFFSISAREVPAVDPQQRLLLEVAWEALEHAGIAPTSLAGTRTGVFVGISTSDHARSGAALSAYSGTGQALSIAANRLSYFLDLHGPSLAVDTACSSSLVAVHLAARSLRCGEAETALAGGVNLLLSPELTEVFGQAGMLAEDGRCKTFDAGADGYVRAEGCGVVVLKTLSAARRDGDRVLAVLRGSAVNQDGRSNGLTAPSGAAQQRVVRDALAEAGLTPADIDYVEAHGTGTPLGDPIETRALAAVLGEGRETPFLLGSVKTNIGHTEAAAGIAGLIKVVLMLGHRRVPPHLHLRERNAEIAAGPFEIPETARDWASRHGPLTAGVSSFGFGGTNAHVILSEAEKTGTAGGNELRPRHVCTLSARTETALRTLAASYAELDEPNLRDLCFTTNVGRAHLRHRAAFAVGTPAELRDRLTGIATGTPAMNVHIGQKSPAGPGELAFLFSGQGAQYAGMARQLYATSARFRGLLTDCAALFETHVGKPLTAVVFSGDQLDETRYTQPALFCLEYALARLWLDWGAEPAFLLGHSVGQFAAACVAGVFDLADGLRLVAERGRVVQELSERGAMLVVFADEPTVRAALTPGLAIAAVNGTGNITVSGEPAEITALAETLTGRGVKTKVMSSAWAFHSPMMAAARDAFAATAASITYREPRIALVSDLDGRLHHPDAAYWTRHLTDTVRFADGIRLLGELGCTHFVEVGPQQVLIGAGRRELPGRVWVPSLREGVGDWDVLTGSAARLYAHGRDLDWAAFHRGHRATRTDLPTYPFEREAHRHPGGNTVTTVKTEAPGTDPVLPALAEVLATLLETGGPIDPDVSFLELGADSMTLFQTLQSVQRTFGVSIAISRLFEELNTLNRLADHVRAHAPAPALTTPAPVVAAAEVTAAAAAGTEVGRFLEVHEKVMAQAYELMRGGTPAPAAAVAVVPKRKDVVPVAPQDTFVAFAPKKAQKTAGHLTDEQRRLAEDVVTRFCERTKASKDQAARERAYHADVRHAPQPYLTLREARYPLVVTRSAGSRVWDLDGNEYIDLTMGFGVNFFGHGEPFINDAITAQLAEGMQLGPHSDLADDVARLITEMTGKQRVVFCNTGSEAVMVAVRLARAITGRDKIALFAGAYHGSADPILARQDPSGESVPLAPGVPEDVSRNALVLTYGDEASLEVLRAHAGELAAVLVEPVQSRRPDQQPVEFLRRLRALTRETGVPLVLDEVITGFRTHPGGVQGLWDIQADITTYGKVVGGGLPIGVVAGDAKYLDAIDGGAWPFGDAPYPHSVRTFFSGTFCKHPLALAAGRAVLQEMRRRGPALQEELTARVAALAARLDAMFTEAGVPIRVGQFGSLFRLRFLDEAPSSELVELFHTMLVAQGLYIWEGRNCFLSTAHTDADIERIVVVIASAVNQLTAAGFFPGARPALATAAPEDDDGYPLSEVQREMWFFDQVSADHSRSYNESAVLDLRGELDVPALRAAVGDAVARHDSLHTVFAKDGSRQQVLPRLALEVPLVEVSGDAVRAWFDARADEVFDLATGPLVKAAILRLGPDHHQLYLAVHHAVVDGWSFVVLFEEITRLYSRTGEALPPAPQYREFVQRQLAKPGDADYWAAQFPAGLPALKLPTDRARDARTSCRGGRVETRFAADRVTAVSRELGVTPFTVLFAAYAHLMHQLSGQDDLVIGVPQAQRDYPGADRLVGNCSTLLPIRSRLDGTRTVREYVAQLQRTLVEAYAHPDFSVSALGERLKLDPRAQVVGTIFNVDRAPAVPRPAGLTADLLRTTRRYSKIDLEVDVLFAGDQLTVTFEYNAELFDQATVHRHARTYEELLTTFLERPDAHFDQLDPSPWNHTGHDLVPGTLPELFEAQVARTPDATALLHAGESLTYAELDARANRLAGHLAALGAGPEEIVVLALPRSADLVSTVLAVLKAGAAYLPLDLDQPPARLAQLLGDSGARIVVATGETAGLLPTVDSLVLLDSVSYEHAEPRRAEPSNAAYVLYTSGSTGRPKGVVVTHEAVSNTLQWWQHEAGFGPGDRVLLKTPMTFDPSILEFFCPLFTGATLVVAEHDGHKNPAYLVSLIRETGVTCVQFVPTTLREFLAEPGAAGCTSLKTVMCAGEALPTTLVEQCFDTLGAQLYNLYGPTEASIDLTYWKARRGVEAVTVPIGRPLWNFRVHVLDADLYPVPPGQPGELYVAGAGLARGYLGRPEVTAAAFVPNPFEDGGARMYRTGDLVRWSDEGELEFLGRADTQVKLRGVRIELGEIEEALRALPRVDDACVLVRDEQLIAYLAGDIAEPLQLVRSLRDVLPTSMIPAQALALDTLPTLTSGKVDRRALAGLALPEAETSAEEPRTAAEARLLTIWTEVLGHPAGLHDDFFAHGGTSLSAMRLLTRVRGELGHELTVRDLFAAPTVAGLASRFAAPTVAGLASRFAGHADTRPPLVPVPREKPVPLSFAQARLWFLYRLGGPSPMYNIAMSFRLDGDLEPAALRAAFGDVVGRHESLRTTVAEIDGVAVQHVHPAAEAVVDFAEGTPEDAAEHAFDLVDELPLRVRLHRAGPAEHVLTVALHHIAGDAWSFGQLARDLATAYEARCAGTTPRWTPLPVQYADYAVWQSAMLGDEKDPASLVSRQLAFWKTNLAGLPVELNLPYDRPRPATPTQHGASLEFDLAPDHHDRLLGLARECGASFFMIAQAGLSTLLTNLGAGTDIPLGTPVAGRADTALDELIGFFANTVVLRTDTGGNPAFRDLLTRVREANLPAYAHQDVPFEHLVRVLNPPRSRSRHPLFQIMLVSENTEQVDVGLPGLRMREEPVGSTTAKFDLVLSLREHHAPDGTAAGVRGSLEYSTDLFDEATARGLAGGFVRLLETVAGNPGVRCAEIR comes from the coding sequence GTGCAGCCGACCGACTCCCGCCTGGAATCGTGGCTAGTCCAGCAGATCGCTTCACGGACCGGGCTGGACCCCGACGCGGTCGACCGCGAGGCGCCGCTGACCGGCTACGGACTGTCCTCACGGGACGCGGTCATCCTCATCGGGGAACTCGCCGAACTGCTCGGGAAAGACCTTTCCCCGACCCTGTTCTGGGAACACCCCACCATCCGGGCGCTGAGCACCCACCTCGCCGGAACCGGAGGTGATCCCGCCCCCGCGGCACGGGAACGCGCCGACGTCACCCCGGACGAGCCGATCGCGGTGATCGGCCTCGGCTGCCGCTTCCCCGGCGCGGACTCACCCGCCGAGTTCTGGGACCTGCTCGACCGCGGCGGTGACGGCATCGCCGACGCGCGCCGCCGCGAAGCCCCGGACCTCGGGCGCACCCACGGGCTCCTGCGCGACGTCGACGGCTTCGACGCCGGCTTCTTCAGCATCTCCGCCCGCGAAGTGCCCGCTGTGGACCCCCAGCAAAGGCTGCTGCTCGAAGTGGCCTGGGAAGCGCTCGAACACGCCGGGATCGCCCCGACCTCACTGGCCGGGACCCGCACCGGGGTCTTCGTCGGCATCAGCACCAGCGACCACGCCCGCTCCGGCGCCGCGCTGAGCGCCTACAGCGGAACCGGGCAGGCGCTGAGCATCGCGGCGAACCGCCTGTCCTACTTCCTCGACCTCCACGGCCCCAGCCTGGCCGTGGACACCGCCTGTTCCTCGTCACTGGTCGCGGTGCACCTGGCCGCGCGCAGCCTGCGCTGCGGTGAAGCCGAAACCGCGCTCGCCGGCGGGGTCAACCTGCTGCTCTCACCCGAGCTGACCGAGGTGTTCGGCCAGGCGGGCATGCTCGCCGAGGACGGCCGCTGCAAGACCTTCGACGCCGGCGCCGACGGCTACGTCCGTGCCGAAGGCTGTGGCGTGGTCGTGCTGAAAACCCTGTCGGCGGCCCGGCGTGACGGCGACCGCGTGCTGGCGGTCCTGCGTGGCTCGGCGGTCAACCAGGACGGGCGCAGCAACGGCCTGACCGCGCCCAGCGGCGCCGCGCAACAGCGAGTCGTCCGCGACGCCCTCGCCGAAGCCGGGCTCACCCCCGCCGACATCGACTACGTGGAGGCCCACGGCACCGGCACCCCGCTCGGCGACCCGATCGAGACCCGCGCGCTGGCCGCCGTCCTGGGCGAGGGCCGGGAAACGCCGTTCCTGCTCGGCTCGGTCAAGACGAACATCGGGCACACCGAAGCCGCCGCGGGCATCGCCGGGCTGATCAAGGTCGTGCTCATGCTGGGCCACCGGCGCGTCCCACCCCACCTGCACCTGCGTGAGCGCAACGCCGAGATCGCCGCCGGGCCGTTCGAAATCCCCGAAACCGCGCGGGACTGGGCGAGCAGGCACGGACCGCTGACCGCCGGGGTCAGCTCCTTCGGCTTCGGCGGCACCAACGCCCACGTGATCCTCAGCGAAGCGGAGAAAACCGGCACTGCGGGCGGCAACGAACTGCGGCCCCGGCACGTGTGCACCCTCAGCGCCCGCACGGAAACCGCGCTGCGGACCCTCGCCGCGAGCTACGCCGAACTCGACGAGCCCAACTTGCGCGACCTCTGCTTCACCACCAACGTCGGCCGCGCGCACCTGCGTCACCGCGCGGCCTTCGCGGTGGGCACCCCCGCCGAACTCCGCGACCGGCTGACCGGGATCGCCACCGGCACCCCGGCCATGAACGTCCACATCGGACAGAAAAGCCCGGCGGGCCCCGGCGAGCTCGCGTTCCTGTTCAGCGGGCAGGGCGCCCAGTACGCGGGCATGGCCCGCCAGCTCTACGCCACCAGCGCCCGGTTCCGCGGCCTGCTCACCGACTGCGCCGCACTGTTCGAGACCCACGTCGGCAAGCCGCTGACCGCGGTGGTGTTCTCCGGTGACCAGCTCGACGAGACCCGCTACACCCAGCCCGCGTTGTTCTGCCTCGAATACGCCCTCGCCCGGCTGTGGCTGGACTGGGGAGCCGAACCGGCGTTCCTGCTCGGCCACAGCGTCGGCCAGTTCGCCGCGGCCTGCGTCGCCGGGGTGTTCGACCTCGCCGACGGCCTCCGCCTGGTCGCCGAACGCGGCCGCGTGGTCCAGGAACTGAGCGAACGCGGCGCCATGCTCGTGGTGTTCGCCGACGAACCCACCGTGCGCGCCGCCCTCACCCCCGGACTCGCCATCGCCGCGGTCAACGGCACCGGGAACATCACCGTCTCCGGCGAACCCGCCGAGATCACCGCACTGGCCGAAACCCTGACCGGACGCGGCGTGAAGACCAAGGTGATGAGCAGCGCGTGGGCGTTCCACTCGCCGATGATGGCCGCCGCCCGCGACGCCTTTGCCGCCACCGCCGCCTCGATCACCTACCGCGAACCCCGCATCGCGCTGGTCAGCGACCTCGACGGCCGCCTGCACCACCCCGACGCCGCTTACTGGACCCGCCACCTCACCGACACCGTCCGCTTCGCCGACGGCATCCGGCTGCTCGGCGAACTCGGCTGCACCCACTTCGTCGAAGTCGGCCCGCAGCAGGTGCTCATCGGCGCCGGGCGCCGCGAACTGCCCGGCCGCGTCTGGGTGCCCTCGCTGCGTGAGGGCGTCGGCGACTGGGACGTGCTGACCGGCAGCGCCGCCCGCCTCTACGCCCACGGCCGCGACCTCGACTGGGCCGCGTTCCACCGCGGTCACCGCGCCACCCGCACCGACCTGCCCACCTACCCGTTCGAGCGCGAGGCGCACCGGCACCCCGGGGGAAACACCGTGACCACCGTAAAGACCGAAGCGCCCGGCACCGACCCCGTGCTCCCGGCACTGGCCGAGGTGCTGGCCACCCTGCTCGAAACCGGCGGCCCGATCGATCCCGACGTGTCCTTCCTCGAACTCGGCGCCGACTCGATGACCCTGTTCCAGACCCTGCAGTCGGTGCAGCGCACCTTCGGCGTGTCGATCGCGATCAGCCGCCTGTTCGAGGAACTCAACACCCTCAACCGCCTCGCCGACCACGTCCGCGCCCACGCCCCGGCCCCCGCGCTCACCACCCCGGCACCCGTCGTGGCAGCCGCTGAGGTCACCGCCGCGGCGGCCGCCGGGACCGAGGTCGGCCGCTTCCTCGAAGTCCACGAGAAGGTCATGGCGCAGGCCTACGAACTGATGCGCGGCGGCACCCCCGCCCCCGCTGCCGCCGTCGCTGTGGTGCCGAAGCGCAAGGACGTGGTCCCGGTCGCGCCCCAGGACACCTTCGTCGCGTTCGCCCCGAAGAAGGCGCAGAAAACCGCCGGGCACCTCACCGACGAGCAGCGCAGGCTCGCCGAGGACGTGGTGACCCGGTTCTGCGAGCGCACCAAGGCCTCCAAGGACCAGGCCGCCCGCGAACGCGCCTACCACGCCGACGTCCGCCACGCCCCGCAGCCGTACCTCACCCTGCGTGAAGCCCGCTACCCGCTGGTGGTCACCCGCTCGGCCGGTTCGCGCGTGTGGGACCTCGACGGCAACGAGTACATCGACCTCACCATGGGCTTCGGCGTCAACTTCTTCGGCCATGGCGAGCCGTTCATCAACGACGCCATCACCGCCCAGCTCGCCGAAGGCATGCAGCTCGGCCCGCACTCCGACCTCGCCGACGACGTGGCCCGCCTGATCACCGAGATGACCGGCAAGCAGCGCGTGGTGTTCTGCAACACCGGTTCCGAGGCGGTGATGGTCGCCGTCCGCCTGGCCAGGGCCATCACCGGCCGCGACAAGATCGCCCTGTTCGCCGGCGCCTACCACGGCTCGGCCGACCCGATCCTGGCCCGCCAGGACCCCTCCGGCGAATCCGTCCCGCTCGCGCCCGGCGTGCCCGAAGACGTCAGCCGCAACGCCCTCGTGCTCACCTACGGCGACGAAGCCTCCCTGGAGGTGCTGCGCGCCCACGCCGGGGAACTCGCCGCGGTCCTGGTCGAACCGGTGCAGAGCCGACGCCCCGACCAGCAGCCCGTCGAGTTCCTCCGCCGCCTGCGTGCCCTGACCAGGGAAACCGGGGTGCCGCTGGTCCTCGACGAGGTGATCACCGGGTTCCGCACGCACCCCGGCGGGGTCCAGGGCCTGTGGGACATCCAGGCCGACATCACCACCTACGGCAAGGTCGTCGGCGGCGGCCTCCCGATCGGGGTGGTCGCCGGGGACGCGAAGTACCTCGACGCCATCGACGGCGGCGCCTGGCCCTTCGGCGACGCGCCCTACCCGCACTCGGTGCGCACCTTCTTCTCCGGCACCTTCTGCAAGCACCCGCTCGCCCTGGCCGCCGGACGCGCCGTGCTCCAGGAAATGCGCCGCCGCGGCCCCGCGCTGCAGGAGGAACTCACCGCCAGGGTCGCCGCGCTGGCCGCCCGGCTCGACGCGATGTTCACCGAGGCCGGGGTCCCGATCCGGGTCGGGCAGTTCGGTTCGCTGTTCCGCCTGCGTTTCCTCGACGAAGCACCGTCCTCGGAACTGGTCGAGCTGTTCCACACCATGCTCGTCGCCCAGGGCCTCTACATCTGGGAAGGCCGCAACTGCTTCCTGTCCACCGCGCACACCGACGCCGACATCGAGCGCATCGTGGTGGTCATCGCCAGCGCGGTCAACCAGCTCACCGCCGCCGGGTTCTTCCCCGGCGCCCGGCCCGCGCTGGCCACCGCCGCCCCCGAGGACGACGACGGCTACCCGCTGAGCGAAGTCCAGCGCGAAATGTGGTTCTTCGACCAGGTCAGCGCCGATCACTCCCGCTCCTACAACGAGAGCGCCGTGCTCGACCTGCGTGGCGAACTCGACGTGCCCGCCCTGCGCGCCGCCGTCGGTGACGCGGTCGCCCGCCACGACAGCCTGCACACCGTGTTCGCCAAAGACGGCTCCCGCCAGCAGGTCCTGCCCCGCCTGGCGCTCGAAGTGCCGCTGGTGGAGGTCTCCGGCGACGCCGTGCGGGCCTGGTTCGACGCCCGCGCCGACGAGGTGTTCGACCTGGCCACCGGCCCGCTGGTCAAGGCCGCCATCCTGCGCCTGGGCCCGGACCACCACCAGCTGTACCTGGCCGTGCACCACGCCGTGGTCGACGGCTGGTCCTTCGTGGTGCTGTTCGAAGAGATCACCCGGCTGTACTCCCGCACCGGCGAGGCACTGCCACCCGCGCCGCAGTACCGCGAATTCGTGCAGCGGCAACTCGCCAAACCCGGCGACGCCGACTACTGGGCCGCCCAGTTCCCGGCCGGGCTGCCCGCGCTGAAACTGCCCACCGACCGCGCCCGCGACGCACGCACGTCGTGCCGCGGCGGCCGCGTCGAAACCCGGTTCGCCGCCGACCGGGTCACCGCGGTCAGCCGCGAACTCGGCGTCACCCCGTTCACCGTCCTCTTCGCCGCCTACGCCCACCTGATGCACCAGCTCTCCGGCCAGGACGACCTGGTCATCGGCGTACCCCAGGCCCAGCGCGACTACCCCGGCGCCGACCGGCTCGTCGGCAACTGCAGCACCCTGCTGCCCATCCGCAGCCGCCTCGACGGCACCCGCACCGTGCGCGAGTACGTCGCACAACTCCAGCGCACCCTGGTCGAGGCCTACGCCCACCCCGACTTCTCCGTCTCCGCACTGGGGGAGCGGCTCAAGCTCGACCCGCGCGCCCAGGTCGTCGGCACCATCTTCAACGTCGACCGCGCCCCGGCCGTGCCCCGCCCCGCCGGGCTCACCGCCGACCTGCTGCGCACCACCCGCCGCTACTCGAAGATCGACCTCGAGGTCGACGTGCTCTTCGCCGGTGACCAGCTCACCGTCACCTTCGAGTACAACGCCGAACTGTTCGACCAGGCCACCGTGCACCGGCACGCCCGCACCTACGAGGAACTGCTCACCACCTTCCTCGAACGCCCCGACGCGCACTTCGACCAGCTCGACCCCTCACCGTGGAACCACACCGGCCACGACCTGGTGCCCGGCACCCTGCCGGAGTTGTTCGAAGCGCAGGTGGCCCGCACCCCGGACGCCACCGCCCTGCTGCACGCGGGTGAATCGCTGACCTACGCCGAACTCGACGCCCGCGCGAACCGGCTCGCCGGGCACCTCGCCGCCCTCGGCGCCGGGCCCGAGGAGATCGTCGTGCTGGCCCTGCCACGCTCGGCGGACCTGGTGAGCACCGTGCTCGCGGTGCTCAAGGCCGGCGCGGCCTACCTCCCGCTCGACCTGGACCAGCCGCCCGCCCGCCTGGCCCAGCTCCTCGGCGACTCCGGCGCGCGGATCGTCGTCGCCACCGGGGAAACCGCCGGGCTCCTGCCCACAGTGGACAGTCTCGTGCTGCTGGACTCGGTTTCTTACGAGCACGCCGAACCCCGGCGCGCCGAGCCGTCGAACGCGGCCTACGTGCTCTACACCTCGGGCTCGACCGGCCGCCCGAAAGGCGTGGTCGTCACCCACGAAGCCGTGTCGAACACCCTGCAGTGGTGGCAGCACGAAGCCGGGTTCGGCCCCGGCGACCGGGTGCTGCTCAAGACCCCGATGACCTTCGACCCCTCCATCCTCGAGTTCTTCTGCCCGCTGTTCACCGGCGCCACGCTCGTCGTCGCCGAGCACGACGGCCACAAGAACCCCGCCTACCTGGTGTCGCTCATCCGCGAAACCGGCGTGACCTGCGTGCAGTTCGTGCCCACCACCCTGCGCGAGTTCCTCGCCGAACCCGGCGCGGCCGGCTGCACGAGCCTGAAAACCGTGATGTGCGCGGGCGAAGCACTGCCCACCACACTGGTCGAGCAGTGCTTCGACACCCTGGGCGCCCAGCTGTACAACCTCTACGGCCCCACCGAGGCCTCGATCGACCTCACCTACTGGAAAGCGCGCCGCGGTGTCGAAGCGGTGACCGTGCCCATCGGCCGTCCACTGTGGAACTTCCGGGTGCACGTGCTCGACGCCGACCTGTACCCGGTGCCCCCTGGCCAGCCGGGTGAGCTCTACGTCGCCGGGGCCGGCCTGGCCCGCGGTTACCTCGGCAGGCCCGAGGTGACGGCGGCGGCGTTCGTGCCCAACCCGTTCGAGGACGGCGGCGCCCGCATGTACCGCACAGGTGACCTGGTGCGGTGGTCCGACGAGGGCGAACTCGAGTTCCTCGGCCGCGCCGACACGCAGGTGAAACTGCGTGGCGTGCGCATCGAACTGGGCGAGATCGAAGAGGCCCTGCGCGCACTGCCCAGGGTCGACGACGCGTGCGTGCTGGTGCGTGACGAGCAACTGATCGCCTACCTGGCCGGGGACATCGCCGAGCCGCTGCAGCTGGTCCGCTCGCTGCGGGACGTGCTGCCCACCTCGATGATCCCGGCCCAGGCCCTGGCGCTCGACACGCTCCCGACGCTGACCAGCGGCAAGGTCGACCGCCGCGCACTGGCCGGACTGGCGCTGCCCGAAGCGGAAACCTCCGCCGAAGAACCGCGCACCGCCGCCGAAGCCCGGCTCCTGACCATCTGGACCGAGGTGCTCGGCCACCCGGCGGGCCTGCACGACGACTTCTTCGCCCACGGCGGCACCTCGCTCTCGGCGATGCGGCTGCTCACCCGCGTCCGCGGCGAACTCGGCCACGAACTCACCGTGCGCGACCTGTTCGCCGCCCCGACCGTCGCCGGGCTCGCGAGCCGCTTCGCCGCCCCGACCGTCGCCGGGCTCGCGAGCCGCTTCGCCGGCCACGCCGACACCCGCCCGCCGCTGGTCCCCGTGCCGCGGGAGAAGCCGGTGCCGCTGTCGTTCGCCCAGGCCCGGCTGTGGTTCCTCTACCGGCTCGGCGGCCCCAGCCCGATGTACAACATCGCGATGTCGTTCCGGCTGGACGGCGACCTGGAACCCGCGGCGCTGCGGGCGGCGTTCGGCGATGTCGTCGGGCGGCACGAAAGCCTGCGCACCACGGTCGCCGAGATCGACGGCGTCGCCGTCCAGCACGTGCACCCCGCCGCCGAAGCCGTCGTCGACTTCGCCGAAGGGACCCCCGAAGACGCCGCCGAGCACGCCTTCGACCTGGTCGACGAACTGCCGCTGCGGGTGCGGCTGCACCGCGCCGGGCCCGCCGAGCACGTGCTGACCGTGGCCCTGCACCACATCGCCGGGGACGCCTGGTCCTTCGGGCAGCTCGCCCGCGACCTCGCCACCGCCTACGAAGCCCGGTGCGCGGGCACCACGCCGCGGTGGACACCGCTGCCGGTCCAGTACGCCGACTACGCGGTGTGGCAGAGCGCCATGCTCGGCGACGAGAAGGACCCGGCGAGCCTGGTCTCCCGCCAGCTCGCGTTCTGGAAGACCAACCTGGCCGGGCTGCCCGTCGAGCTGAACCTGCCCTACGACCGGCCCCGCCCCGCCACCCCCACCCAGCACGGCGCCAGCCTGGAGTTCGACCTGGCGCCCGACCACCACGACCGGCTGCTCGGCCTGGCCCGCGAGTGCGGCGCCAGCTTCTTCATGATCGCCCAGGCCGGGCTGTCCACCCTGCTCACCAACCTCGGCGCGGGCACCGACATCCCGCTCGGCACCCCGGTCGCCGGGCGCGCCGACACCGCGCTCGACGAACTCATCGGGTTCTTCGCCAACACCGTGGTGCTGCGCACCGACACCGGCGGCAACCCGGCCTTCCGCGACCTGCTCACCCGGGTCCGCGAAGCCAACCTGCCCGCCTACGCCCACCAGGACGTGCCCTTCGAGCACCTGGTGCGCGTGCTCAACCCGCCGCGCTCCCGCTCGAGGCACCCGCTGTTCCAGATCATGCTGGTCTCGGAGAACACCGAGCAGGTCGACGTCGGCCTGCCGGGACTGCGGATGCGCGAGGAGCCGGTCGGCTCCACCACCGCGAAGTTCGACCTGGTGCTGAGCCTGCGTGAACACCACGCGCCGGACGGCACCGCCGCCGGTGTGCGCGGCTCGCTGGAGTACAGCACCGACCTGTTCGACGAGGCGACCGCCCGCGGCCTCGCCGGCGGGTTCGTGCGCCTGCTGGAAACCGTGGCCGGGAACCCCGGCGTGCGCTGTGCCGAAATCCGCTGA